The genomic stretch ACATAGTTCATCGAGAAGACATTTGAAAAGTCTAGTGCCATAGGGATGTCttgcattttcttctcttcctccttTGCCGTGGTGATGACAAATGCCAAAAACGCCTTGCCTCCTCCCAAAATGAGCTTCTTGGCCCGAATGGCCGAAATGGTGAGAAATAAGGATCTTACTTGCAATCCAATGAACGTGACTTCTCCTTCTCCTCATGACCTAAGCGTAACTTGCTTACGAGCGCAATCAATAATCGTGGAATGCTTCGCCAGCGAATCCATTCCTAAAATAACATCGTAACTATTCATAGGGAGAAACGCATTGTCACATTACTAAGTTGTATGACAATCGTTTAACGgtctattaaatagcattagTCTGAAACAATCTAGGTTATTCTCATGAGATTTGGCTCACGCCCGTTAATGAAAAGAcataaatttcctacaaattgGGTTGGCCTATCTTTTAAATATGTCTTGTGTCTTTGAGTATGTGataactctctctctcagtaGACCAGTTGAGGAAGCTGCAGTATACAGATCCACAAGGGTTAAATTCAATAGACTGCACAATTTCATACCCTTCATCAAAGTACATTTTACTTAAATGCTGTCaaatttatacataaataaAGGAATACATAAGACTGCTTTGAGATCTCCCAAAACCAGAACCCATAATAAAAGTCTATAAAAAGGACTACCTGCCTACTTTCTCAGCTCTCAGATTTTTTCTTCCCTGATTTCTTATGATAGCCGATATATCATTTGTATGATCTTTGTCACCAGCATCATCCTTGACAACAATAATCCCATCTTCAGTTTCATCATCATAACCATCCATCTCACCCTCATCATCCCAATCCTCTCCATCTTCTTCATTGTCATAGTCATCATCATAATCAACATCATCCTCTTCATCATTATCATCCATACCTGCACGCAGGGTGTGGAACTCGGGAGGCGGAGGGCAATCCTCTGTTTCTGCCTCATCTCTCTTCATCACGAGATGCCGAATGACCCTTTCATCTTTGTCTAGCATGCTCTTAAAATCATTAATCCATGTTGCCTCTAACTCAAAGTTCATTAAGAAGTAGTGGGCATTCTTGGCTTTCTTTATCTTGTATGCTAATCTTCTCATACCCCAATCATTCACTCTCCATATCTTGCCTTTCTTCTCCCTTAAAAAATCTGCGACAAGCATTTCACAAATATCAGAAACTTACGCAGATTTTGAATTAAACTT from Corylus avellana chromosome ca1, CavTom2PMs-1.0 encodes the following:
- the LOC132187063 gene encoding protein REGULATOR OF FATTY ACID COMPOSITION 3, chloroplastic-like isoform X2 gives rise to the protein MEALLNTSSAAYLTPKAPKFVITNCCSSPKFQNPCMKFANGYSPFTFSGQFTTQKLPIGLRGSVIVRANKNHKNKKEDTHSFVPKQDEATGFFPEAVLLKEKVQDGQLLPEFADAEEQSLYETLMLDLESETVLEQMRHYEVVYLIHEKHEEEVESVNEKVQDFLREKKGKIWRVNDWGMRRLAYKIKKAKNAHYFLMNFELEATWINDFKSMLDKDERVIRHLVMKRDEAETEDCPPPPEFHTLRAGMDDNDEEDDVDYDDDYDNEEDGEDWDDEGEMDGYDDETEDGIIVVKDDAGDKDHTNDISAIIRNQGRKNLRAEKVGR
- the LOC132187063 gene encoding protein REGULATOR OF FATTY ACID COMPOSITION 3, chloroplastic-like isoform X1 — encoded protein: MEALLNTSSAAYLTPKAPKFVITNCCSSPKFQNPCMKFANGYSPFTFSGQFTTQKLPIGLRGSVIVRANKNHKNKKEDTHSFVPKQDEATGFFPEAVLLKEKKVQDGQLLPEFADAEEQSLYETLMLDLESETVLEQMRHYEVVYLIHEKHEEEVESVNEKVQDFLREKKGKIWRVNDWGMRRLAYKIKKAKNAHYFLMNFELEATWINDFKSMLDKDERVIRHLVMKRDEAETEDCPPPPEFHTLRAGMDDNDEEDDVDYDDDYDNEEDGEDWDDEGEMDGYDDETEDGIIVVKDDAGDKDHTNDISAIIRNQGRKNLRAEKVGR
- the LOC132187063 gene encoding protein REGULATOR OF FATTY ACID COMPOSITION 3, chloroplastic-like isoform X3, which gives rise to MEALLNTSSAAYLTPKAPKFVITNCCSSPKFQNPCMKFANGYSPFTFSGQFTTQKLPIGLRGSVIVRANKNHKNKKEDTHSFVPKQDEATGFFPEAVLLKEKKVQDGQLLPEFADAEEQSLYETLMLDLESETVLEQNFLREKKGKIWRVNDWGMRRLAYKIKKAKNAHYFLMNFELEATWINDFKSMLDKDERVIRHLVMKRDEAETEDCPPPPEFHTLRAGMDDNDEEDDVDYDDDYDNEEDGEDWDDEGEMDGYDDETEDGIIVVKDDAGDKDHTNDISAIIRNQGRKNLRAEKVGR